AAACCATTTTTACCAAGCCAGGTTGAGTAATTATAAAAATACACAGCAAAGCCAATTGGTGTATCGCCCTCTAAACAAATGACACTATGCGCCGTTGCGCCTTCACTGAACAATGTTTTTAAAATAGCTTGCTCGTCTGTTTTAACTGCGTCAGGCTCTTTTTCGTAGATAGCAAGTTCGGTAATAAAATGTAGGATTGTTGCAGCATCACTTGCGACTGCCGGACGAATTGTAATTGCGTTACTCACTCTGTATTCCTTTTTTACATCATTATTGTAACGCCCAGTTTATAAGGGCTTTAGCATGGTGTAAACGCCCTTTACAGAAATACACGGCATTAAAAAGGGGATACATCCAATTAATATTCATTAG
The nucleotide sequence above comes from Pseudoalteromonas shioyasakiensis. Encoded proteins:
- a CDS encoding GNAT family N-acetyltransferase, producing MSNAITIRPAVASDAATILHFITELAIYEKEPDAVKTDEQAILKTLFSEGATAHSVICLEGDTPIGFAVYFYNYSTWLGKNGLYLEDLYVSADSRGKGAGKQIMQYLAKQALEKDCGRFEWVVLDWNKPAIDFYDSIGAKPQNEWIIYRLTGQELIDFAHQ